The genome window CGGGGGCGGCTGCGGACAAGGCGTCCCGGAAGACGTACACCTTTGATATGGTGGGTGATCTTCCACCTTGTGTCCGTGCGGTTGTGTGACGGACTCTTACCCCCCTCCACCCCCGGCTGGTTCTGGTCTTGCAGGTGTTCGGACCCGCCGCCAAGCAGATCGACGTGTACCGCAGCGTGGTGTGCCCCATCCTGGACGAGGTCATCATGGGCTACAACTGCACCGTGTTTGCGTGAGTGTCCGCGCCGTGGCCGCGGGAGTGCACCTGCCAGCTACGCCTGGCGTTCACTGCCTTGTCTTGCAGCTACGGTCAGACGGGAACGGGAAAGACCTTCACGATGGAGGGAGAGAGGAGTCCGGACGAGGAGTTCACGTGGGAGGAGGCAAGTTGAAGTCCCCTCTGGCGGGTGGACCTCCTGTCCACCAAAGTGACCGCTCTCCTCTCGTTGCTCTTTCAGGACCCTCTCGCCGGGATCATCCCCAGAACTCTCCACCAGATCTTTGAGAAGCTGTCCGAGAACGGCACGGAGTTCTCCGTCAAAGTGTCTCTGCTGGAGATCTACAACGAGGAGCTCTttgacctcctcagtcccaccgaGGACGTCAACGAGAGACTGCAGCTCTTTGACGACCCGCGAAACAAGGTCAGAGCGCCATACGGCCCGGTGCTAACAtgatagggctgggcaatatagccttttattaatatctcaatatttttaggccatgtcaccaacgttccctctaaggtgcgcgcctgcgcaattgcgcaccgctcacgcgtcctcagCGCACTGCAAATGAATGCCGcccaggaaatcaaaaatcccatctgaactttaaacaaaataaacacattacaatttattctgtatgattttgcaatgcaactctatgagtgacaagtgacaacaagagtggccccaatgaataaaacaatatttgtcaacacagttcaattatcgtctgtcgagacactttacagacaggaattccatcactttattgagcaaaactgtttgtaagcacaccaaaaacatgagtaaaaaaaacttttatctataaaaactggtaattttctgccatacaaaccaggcttaaaccaactttgtcatccgtcgtttcaacagaagccgctcgcccgctcacctgcaccaacactcgcactcatggcacttagccagtgctgcgtttatggccacaaaaaaGTCAGACAACCCCAACgtcacacaatgtgtaaatgtcaggttgtaatactgactccacaatcagatgtgtgcttattttactgccatttattaagaatgttaatctaaggatattattcatgaaatattgtcactagatttcataaatgataataaaaagatgtattttacagacagaaagttacaggaactaaatgtaatctctgaaaggggtaacatttcttttaaaggcaggacccgcagccagacatacaatacaagcacataggtcataaaaacatgtttttttgttattgtcattgtaagggggcaaaatcacttatatcagaaaattattttaataaaacatttaaattgttatttagtcaggtttgggacaggtgtgacgctggtgtggccacagtgtgcacgtctgatgtcgctcacatgtgctccactgaatgctcagggagtttgtgcgtttgctcacacacatgaaaaattagagggaacattgcatgtcacgatacacgatatatatctggatattttgccttagccttgaatgaacacttgatgcatataatcacagcagtatgatgattctatgtgtctacattaaaacattctagttcatactgcattaatatatgctcattttaaactttcatgcagagagggaaatcacaactaagtcaattgaccaaaagtgtatttattaaacagttattaagcagtggcacaaacattcatgtcatttcaaaacagaaattgcaagattgtcagagacattttaaaacaagctattagtgcacttttgtgcatgatgtcactaagatgacatatcaaaacaacactaaattaaagtttactttttgtacagaacgccactacaatagtttaaagcaAATAAagagcacttttgtgcatgatgtcacacaagatatttcaataactgtctcataaaaatgagctgcatatcaaatagtgtatatccttcgctatgtggtaggttcctgcggacgttatctccttctgttgttgattttttttttcatacggtgtttatgtggaaatagttgctttggcattttgttggtgtggcaccgaactgagatgttgacatgcagtttcaagcactcttcattctctagcaggtgacttttcaaatgatgctacattagcagtgctgctactttttgtagcaacgcttttgccgcataaatgttgaacatattcccgcttgaagccaaaccaccgccagacgacggatcccgtgctgtttttcttgggaatgaattcttcctccatttgttaccagattcgcaccttctctctctcgtattaccactcgcaccacaccgttagcatcacagctaacgttaccatgtcgctacctttCTGCTCCGTGGGAgcgtgtgacgtatgtaagaaggtgcgcttgttttaagtctctgtgagaaggagagacaagaaagagtgagaaaagcctgtagtgtaatgcccgcagctaaaagcaactgcgtgagaacatatactctaTAATATCACGATAtaatcattttatatatatatatatatatacacactaccgttcaaaagtttggggtcacattgaaatgtccttatttttgaaggaaaagcactgtacttttcaatgaagataactttaaactagtcttaactttaaagaaatacactctatacattgctaatgtggtaaattactattctagctgcaaatgtctggtttttggtacaatatctacataggtgtatagaggcccatttccagcaactatcactccagtgttctaatggtacaatgtgtttgctcattggctcagaaggcttattgatgattagaaaacccttgtgcaatcatgttcacacatctgaaaacagtttagctcgttacagaagctagaaaactgaccttcctttgagcagattgagtttctggagcatcacatttgtggggtcaattaaacgctcaaaatggccagaaaaagagaactttcatctgaaactcgacagtctattcttgttcttagaaatgaaggctattccacaaaattgtttgggtgaccccaaacttttgaacggtagtgtatatatatatgggacggcgtggcgaagttggtagagtggccgtgccagcaatcggagggttgctggttactggggttcaattcccaccttctaccatcctagtcacgtccgttgtgtccttgggcaagacacttcacccttgctcctgatggatgttggttagcgccttgcatggcagctcccaccatcagtgtgtgaatgggtgaatgtggaaatactgtcaaagcgctttgagtaccttgaaggtagaaaagcgctatacaagtataaccatatatcgcacagagaaaaacccgcgatatatagagtatatcgatatatcgcccagtacCTATAACATGAGCATGTTAACACTTTGCTATTGTGCTTGTAGCGCGGCGTGGTGGTCAAAGGTCTGGAGGAGGTGACGGTTCACAACAAAGATGAAGTGTATCTGATCCTGGAGAGAGGAGCCGCTAAGAGGAGGACAGCCTCCACTCTCATGAACGCATACTCCAGGTATCCCCGGCCAACGCCTGAATTCATCCAGAACGTCCCAAGTTTGCTAACTGGCCGACTGCTGTTTGTGTTTCGCAAGTCGCTCCCACTCGGTGTTCTCCGTCACCATCCACATGAAGGAGATGACGCTGGACGGCGAGGAGCTGGTGAAGATTGGAAAGCTCAACCTGGTGAGGAATCGTTCCCCAACAAAAGCCAGTGGGAGTCATTTGTCTCTGAGAGCAACTATCGTGCCCTCGTCTAGGTGGACCTGGCTGGCAGCGAGAACATCGGACGCTCCGGTGCGGTGGACAAACGGGCGAGAGAGGCGGGAAACATCAACCAGTCTCTTCTGACGCTGGGTCGCGTCATCACCGCCCTGGTGGAGAAACGCCCGCACGTCCCGTACAGgtctgcaaacacacacacacacaaacacacacgttgACTTTAGAGCTGCACGGCAGTGCTTCTCTTAGCTGGTGACCATTTACTAAGGATGACATCGTTTCCGTTCAGTTGACCTAACACGGTGTGGAGCAATGTTCCTCTAAGGTCGGTTACGCACTGCTCCCAGGTCCTACGCGCGCAGAAAATTAGGCAGCGCAAAAGATCCAACCTAAAGTCTAAACAAAACTAGCGCTTTTCGCGTTGTTCTCGCCGGTCCCAGGTCCTAAAcgtctgtcaaagtgtcccaccTTGttggattatattctcagccatcttcttttcaggtgagatgcacgatttatgatctacaataaacttacaggaagcggagaagcagcagaccactcattgatgtcaacataggcacacacggaaGTGGTTATGTCGGCGCTATAAATACttagtctgcgttagcacttataataacaaaatcactaatacttgttaatattcaaatcacgaaatgtatATGGAGTATtgctggcgctttttgaatggttatttatgggCGGTATAGTGGAGCTGCCATTGgcttttatttaataataataggttttatttgtaaaaagcactttacattgagtaaacaacctcaaagtgctacagtgtattaaaaaaaaaaaagataaaaactagaacagcctaatagctagaactggtatgcatatatcaacaacaaaaaaaaggcttttttaaattaaaaaaaagggtttttaagccttttttaaaagcatccacagtctgtggtgccctcaggtggtcaggaagagcgttccacagactgggagcggcggagcagaaagcccggtctcccattgttcatagctttgtcctcggaggttagcctgtccggagcggaggtgtcgtgtggaggatttgggggtgagtagttctttgaggtagagggggggcatttccatggagccactggtgggttagtagggagactttgtattcaatcctgagtggaacaggatgccagtgaagggatttgagaattggtgtgatatggtcatatttccgcactctcatttactatttacgtttatttaatatttagaatgcattaaaaaaaatccattcgtcacgtctttcataataattgtgaacgataggcaaaattccaaatacAGTGCGGTTCCCTTCAATACCCCGAATACAGACATTCgggaacgtgttagcatattagctactgCAAATGAcaccagcttgattacattacaatatacTAATAAGCGTGAAAACACTCcttcagacatcacacatgggacggtttagtcggtaagaattgttttagttatattgtaaaacttacaaacgttgcttggagtgatgaaggaTCCTTTCGAGTATAAATGTTATGGACGGGCTGACTGTCAGGAAATACATATCacaaaaactaaaacacattttcagtgtctctgtcggtgttataTGAAAACAATTTGTTGAATACGAAACTTTAAGGCTGTTagcaaaaaataaaatccataaattagctgcaccgttgtataagccgcagggtgcaaagcgtaggaatATATAGAGCATATAGTCTGAAAAACATGGTACGTGGTTTACACTCCAGATATTATAAAATGTTTGAATAAAAGCTGTGACATGATCCAGGGTGCACACAATGCACGTTTGGGCAAACAAGGTCTCACCTTAACCCTTCATTTACGGGCATCTGGTCCTGCCGCAGAGAGTCCAAGCTGACCAGAATCCTGCAGGACTCCCTGGGTGGACGCACAAAGACCTCCATCATTGCCACCGTGTCCCCCTCCTCCAGCAACCTTGAGGTGCTTTTTTGTCTTTCCCCCTGGTGACAAAGACACAcaactaacgtgtgtgtgtggtgcaggAGACTCTGAGCACGTTGGAGTACGCCAGCAGAGCGAAGAACATCATGAACAAGCCCGAAGTCAACCAGAAGCTCACCAAGAGGACGCTCATCAAGGTAGTCAAGCTCCGCCCCCGCGGGAGTCTTCAGCACGGATGATGATGATTGTGTCGATGTCATCAGGAATACACGGAGGAGATCGAGCGCCTCAAGCGTGACCTGGCCGCCACTCGGGAAAAAAATGGCGTCTACCTGTCAACTGAGAATTACACGTATGTGCGGgcgtgacagtgtgtgtgtgtgtgtgtgtgtgcgctaaaAGTGGGGCGTTTCTTTCAGGAGCATGATGGGACAGATCAACACCCAGGAGGAACAAGCGCTGGAGTGCACCGAGCGCATCGCTGCCATGGAGGTGGAGCTGAAGAAGGTAGATGAAAGCAGCTACACCAAAGAGGAAACATGCGCTACTTCCTGTCCACGTGGACTCTCCTCCGTCCGTGTGTTCCCCTGACGTTGACGGAGATGCGTGTGCTGCGTCCGCAGGTGACCGACTTGTTCATGGAAGGCAAAAGCCAACTGGAGCACTGCGCCGCCGAACTGAACGACAAGCAGcagaggttaaaaaaaaaacgcgtCGTCGCTGTGACGTCGTCGTCCTCACGTGTCTTCTACGTGCGTGTCTTTTGGCGTGCAGGCTGGACCACACCAGCAGAGACCTGCAGCAGACCAAAGACCAGCTGGCTCAGGAGGAGTTCATCAGCACGGAGCTGCACTCTGCCCAGGAGAACCTCTACAACACCGCCACGCAGGTCCCGCCTCTCGCACCTCCCTAGAAATGATTGACACGCTCATTTAGCTCATGTGTCCAAATTGTTGACAGGAAATGCAAAAGCGCTTTCATTCTTTTCAACTTTTTCGTGATGAAATATGCAACaagtaattatgggcctgctgctatGCCTGTGCAGCATGAAATATGTTAAaactaattatgggcctgctgctatGTCTGTGCAGCATGAAATATGCTCCAACTAATTGTGGGCCTGCTGCATGAAATATGCTACAACTAATTATGGGCATGCTGCATGAAATAGGCTACaactaattatgggcctgctgctatGCCTGTGCATCATGAAATGTGTTGAAACTATTTATAGGCCTGCTGCTATGCCTGTGCAGCATGAAATATGTTCAaactaattatgggcctgctgcaatgcctgTGCAGCATGAAATAATGTTCAaactaattatgggcctgctgccatGCCTGTGCAGCATGAAATATGTTCAaactaattatgggcctgctgcaatgcctgtgcagtatgtaatatgttcaaactAGTTATGGGCCTGCTCCTATGTCTGTGCAGAATGACATATGTTACaactaattatgggcctgctgcatgaAATATGCTACaactaattatgggcctgctgaatGAAATATGCTACaactaattatgggcctgctgccatGCCTGTGCAGCATGAAATGTGTTAAAAcgaattatgggcctgctgctatGCCTGTGCAGCCGGTGAATGGGTTCTTTTTTCCCCAGCAGGCCACAAATCTATCCCAGACACGGTGTAGGAACATTCTACAACTGTCTTGCCACTTGTGATATTTCCTCTTATCCAGTcacctgctagcatgctaacgctttATAGTAGCATTTTGTATCTTTAAACcctaaaatcatggattttgatatttGACAcaatcttagaagtatgttaacttttttgtattagcatgctaaatgtttCATGCTAGCTAAAcctgctacactacacaccgtaggaggatgcaaTAAGCCATGCTAAATGCTAAGCTAAAACTTTTGAATGTAAAAATAATTTATCGCATttttctaaaacttttactaatcaaattacaacaacaaactgaaatgaatgcatactggCAGATGATATTTAGaagtgtaataaaagaaaataatataatattaagaaGTCATTTACAGACTCGCAtatcgcttaaaggcctactgaaatgaatttttttaatttaaacggggatagcagatctattctatgtgtcatacttgatcatttcgcgatattgccatatttttgctgaaaggatttagtatagaacaacgacgataaagattgcaacttttggtatctgataaaaaaaaaggcttgcacctaccggaagtagcgtgacgtagtcagttgaacatatacgcaaagttccctattgtttacaatgatggccgcatgaagtgagagagatttggaccgagaaagcgacaatttccccattaatttgagcgaggatgaaagatttgtggatgagtaaagtgcaagtgaaggactagtggggagttgaagctattcagatagggaagatgctgtgagagccgggggtgacctgatattcagctgggaatgactacaacagtaaataaacacaagacatatatatactctattagccacaacacaaccaggcttatatttaatatgccacaaattaatcctgcataaaaacacctgcgtgtttgttatgctagctcctagctcctctgctagctcctagctccatagaacacgccaatacaattcaaacacctgatcaacacacacaatcactcagcccaaaagaccgtttacctaacccaaggttcataaagcttatatatttttaaaaagttacgtacgtgacgcgcacatacggtcaagttatcgaatgtttagcagccaaggctgcatactcacggtacctgatattcagctgggaatgactacaacagtaaataaacacaagacatatatatactctattagccacaacacaaccaggcttatatttaatatgccacaaattaatcctgcataataacacctgcgtgtttgttatgctagctcctagctcctctgctagctcctagctccatagaacacgccaatacaattcaaacacccgatcaacacacacaatcactcagcccaaaagaccgttcacctaacccaaggttcataaagcttatatatttttaaaaagttacgtacgtgacgcgcacgtacggtacggtacgtgttatgctagctcctagctcctctgctagctcctagctccatagaacacgccaatacaattcaaacacatgatcaacacacacaatcactcagcccaaaagaccgttcacctaacccaaggttcataaagcttatatatttaaaaaaagttacgtacgtgacgcgcacgtacggtacggtacgtgttatgctagctcctagctcctctgctagctcctagctccatagaacacgccaatacaattcaaacacatgatcaacacacacaatcactcagcccaaaagaccgttcacctaacccaaggttcataaagcttatatatttaaaaaaagttacgtacatacgcaaaaaaaagccaaagctgcatactcacagtagcacgtctgcgtctttgtcatccaaatcaaagtaatcctggtaagagtctgtgttgtcccagttctctacaggcgtctgtgtatccaaatcaaaagtcctcctggttagagtctctgttatccgagttcttccatcttgactgcatctttcgggaatgtaaataaagaagcgccggctgtgtactgttgtggctgactacgttcgaaaaatacgtccatttcgcaccgacaactttcttctttgcttgctcggcttccttctccataatgcaatgaacatgattgaaacagattcacgaacacagatgtccagaatactgtggaattatgaaatgaaaacagagctttttcgtatcggcttcaatgtggaaggcatacccgtgttcgtcgggctacgtcacacgcataagtcatcctcagaggcgtttcgaaccggaagtttagcggcaaatttaaaatgtcactttataagttaacccggccgtattggcatgtgttataatgttaagatttcatcattgatatataaactatcagactgcgtggtcggtagtagtgggtttcagtaggcctttaataaataaTATCATATTTCACTCTACTAAAGTTCAAAGTAGGTTTTATTCCTGTTATGTTGAAACAGCTGCTGAGCACAGTGGACATCAGCACCGGCGACGTCTCAGGTCTGCACGCCAAGCTGGACAGGAAGAAAGCGGTAAGAACGCCGTCAGACTTTTATGGCACAAACGCGGGCTCACAACGGCGTGGTTGTGGTGCAGGTGGAGCAGCACAACCAGCTGGTGCAGCAGAGCTTAGCCGAGCGCATGGCGGCGGCCTTCAGCGGCGTGCAGCACAGCATCAAGCAGCACGGCGCCGAACACGTTCGCATGTTGAGCGGCTACTCGCACGACATCGGTACGTCGCCGCAAACCCTTTGCGCCCGCACCTCCGATTGTCTGACGCTACTGTGTTTCCTGTCCAGACGGTCTGCTGGTGGTCAACACGGCGGCGCTGACCTCCGCTCTGGGCGGCGTGAAGGACCTGGTGGGCGGAGTTGGCCAGCTGTTGGGCGAGGGCGTGGCCCGCAGTCAGGAGCGAGCCCGGCGGCTCCCGGCGCTCTCCGAGCGCAGCAAGCAGATTGTGGAGGAGCTCCTGGTGAGGATGCATGCGCTATCGTTTCCATGACAACGGCTAACAGCAGTGTTGAAACACAAGCATAGAGAGAGTTTGGTGGCAAATATGGCGCCCTGGTTGTCACGTGATGGGCTTTTGACCAGAggatctcctaaatgattggtcaaaagtccCTCAGGTGATTACAGGATGCCATGTTTGGAACCGGGTTGTCCATACGCTAAACAAGGCTCTGTAGTAAACAAAGTGATATCACCCCCTGGTGGCAGGACTTGTGCATGACCTTTTAATTCCTTTTGCAcctctaatgtgtgtgtgtgtgtgtgtgtaggaggaGCACCGGCAGGACATGGAGGAGGTTCTGCAGCATCAGACTCTGATGGGTTTTTCCGTTCTCAAAGAGCTGAGCGCCACCCTCAGGAGCAGCGTGGAAGCGCAGCGAGCTGTGGCTGACAAggtcaactaccgtatttttcggactataagtcgcagtttttttaatagtttggccgggggtgcgacttatactcaggagcgacttatgtgtgaaatgattaacacattaccgtaaaatatcaaataatattatttagctcattcacgtaagagactagacgtataagatttcatgggatttagcgattaggagtgacagattgtttggtaaacgtatagcatgttctatatgttatagttatttgaatgactcttaccataatatgttacgttaacataccaggcacgttctcagttggttatttatgcctcatataacatacacttattcagcctgttgttcactattctttatttattttaaattgcctttcaaatgtctattcttgacactaaaaaatgcgacttatgctccagtgcgacttatgttttttttccttctttatcatgcattttcggccggtgcgacttatactcggaaaaatacggtactccagtgcgacttatatatgttttttttccttctttattatgcattttcggcctgtgcgacttatactccagagcaatttataatccgaaaaatacggtagttggcaATTTTATTAGAGGTTGACCGATAAGGATTTTTTTAGCGGTGAAagaggccgataaccgatatttggagcatATATTAATTCCGAATAAAAGTCACACATTGCCGTCAAAATTGAGAATAATATTACAAACTCCAACACTACATTTTGTGTCAATGCATGTTTATCAAAAATACTAATACACTAAAAAGTGCAGGGTGTTATTGGAACAGTCGCATCTCTtataaagttaaataaaaaatgtagctCTCTGAAGTTTTCTATCcctgaaattagagatgtccgataatggcttttttgccgatattccgatattgtccaactcttaaataccgattccgatatcaaccgatacgatatatacagtcacattattatgcctaattttgttgtgatgccctgctggatgcattaaacaatgtaacaaggttttccaaaataaatcaactgaagttatgggaaaaaatgccaacatggcactgccatatttattattgtagtcacaaagtgcattattttttttaacatgcctcaaaacagcagcttggaatttgggacatgctctccctgagagagcatgaggaggttgggggggctagggggtagcggggggtgtatattgtagcgtcccggaagagttagtgctgcaaggggttctgggtatttgttctgttgtgtttatgttgtgttacggtgcggatgttctcccgagatgtgtttgtcattcttgtttggtgtgggttcacagtgtggcgcatatttgtaacagtgttaaaggcctactgaaatgacatttttttatttaaacggggatagcagatctgttctatgtgtcatacttgatcatttcgcgatattgccatatttttgctgaaaggatttagtataaaacaacaacgataaagatcgcaacttttggtatctgataaaaaaaagacttgcccctaccggaagtagcgtgacgtagtcaattgatcatatccacaaagttccctattgtttacaatgatggccgccagaagtgagagagattcggaccgagaaagcgacgatttccccattaatttgagcgaggatgaaagatttgtggatgaggaaaatgcaagtgaaggactagtggggagtggaagcgattcagatagggaagatgctgtgagagccgggggtgacctgatattcagctgggaatgactacaatagtaaataaacacaagacatatatatactctattagccacaacacaaccaggcttatattaaatatgccacaaattaatcccgcataaaaacacataggtgtttgttatgctagctcctagctactagctcgagctagttatagctcgagcgtgttatatggacgggatcccgtatatataacccgccaatacaattcaaacacc of Entelurus aequoreus isolate RoL-2023_Sb linkage group LG09, RoL_Eaeq_v1.1, whole genome shotgun sequence contains these proteins:
- the kif11 gene encoding kinesin-like protein KIF11 isoform X1, giving the protein MASHNLSGVKREEKGRNIQVVVRCRPFNTMERKSHSVVDCDPNRKEVTMKTGAAADKASRKTYTFDMVFGPAAKQIDVYRSVVCPILDEVIMGYNCTVFAYGQTGTGKTFTMEGERSPDEEFTWEEDPLAGIIPRTLHQIFEKLSENGTEFSVKVSLLEIYNEELFDLLSPTEDVNERLQLFDDPRNKRGVVVKGLEEVTVHNKDEVYLILERGAAKRRTASTLMNAYSSRSHSVFSVTIHMKEMTLDGEELVKIGKLNLVDLAGSENIGRSGAVDKRAREAGNINQSLLTLGRVITALVEKRPHVPYRESKLTRILQDSLGGRTKTSIIATVSPSSSNLEETLSTLEYASRAKNIMNKPEVNQKLTKRTLIKEYTEEIERLKRDLAATREKNGVYLSTENYTSMMGQINTQEEQALECTERIAAMEVELKKVTDLFMEGKSQLEHCAAELNDKQQRLDHTSRDLQQTKDQLAQEEFISTELHSAQENLYNTATQLLSTVDISTGDVSGLHAKLDRKKAVEQHNQLVQQSLAERMAAAFSGVQHSIKQHGAEHVRMLSGYSHDIDGLLVVNTAALTSALGGVKDLVGGVGQLLGEGVARSQERARRLPALSERSKQIVEELLEEHRQDMEEVLQHQTLMGFSVLKELSATLRSSVEAQRAVADKVEAMQDIGQFFRGLVQELGGLREATVQSLTSLQAKQKQLEEDIRQTKDRYQKSAEETIRCLQDLHSSSRTLETPLQELQENLSSGCSVVERQASTQADLLASTSGSLASSLRLHLDQSQGAPEELSACCSRLHDSMSALLQRNQDWSSRLREHTETQAREQLSLVEKMCADAEDLSQSVKTHGVEKVHAIEVQLSGQHQELKEALQTLQKQTSLDGAVRDRHQAEILVQVEASQQMLDTFLQEELQRDVPTGQTPQRREFVYPRQVAKKWSHAELESLRRQQEELRAAAKEEELEDEEEDDKHSQDSQGEELSISNESMATEGSFADENLVFNENSRVPFFKMLPVQQKTGRKKKAKALSRNKACDDDAMSTPLKSKLPLRCQN
- the kif11 gene encoding kinesin-like protein KIF11 isoform X2, with amino-acid sequence MASHNLSGVKREEKGRNIQVVVRCRPFNTMERKSHSVVDCDPNRKEVTMKTGAAADKASRKTYTFDMVFGPAAKQIDVYRSVVCPILDEVIMGYNCTVFAYGQTGTGKTFTMEGERSPDEEFTWEEDPLAGIIPRTLHQIFEKLSENGTEFSVKVSLLEIYNEELFDLLSPTEDVNERLQLFDDPRNKRGVVVKGLEEVTVHNKDEVYLILERGAAKRRTASTLMNAYSSRSHSVFSVTIHMKEMTLDGEELVKIGKLNLVDLAGSENIGRSGAVDKRAREAGNINQSLLTLGRVITALVEKRPHVPYRESKLTRILQDSLGGRTKTSIIATVSPSSSNLEETLSTLEYASRAKNIMNKPEVNQKLTKRTLIKEYTEEIERLKRDLAATREKNGVYLSTENYTSMMGQINTQEEQALECTERIAAMEVELKKVTDLFMEGKSQLEHCAAELNDKQQRLDHTSRDLQQTKDQLAQEEFISTELHSAQENLYNTATQLLSTVDISTGDVSGLHAKLDRKKAVEQHNQLVQQSLAERMAAAFSGVQHSIKQHGAEHVRMLSGYSHDIDGLLVVNTAALTSALGGVKDLVGGVGQLLGEGVARSQERARRLPALSERSKQIVEELLEEHRQDMEEVLQHQTLMGFSVLKELSATLRSSVEAQRAVADKVEAMQDIGQFFRGLVQELGGLREATVQSLTSLQAKQKQLEEDIRQTKDRYQKSAEETIRCLQDLHSSSRTLETPLQELQENLSSGCSVVERQASTQADLLASTSGSLASSLRLHLDQSQGAPEELSACCSRLHDSMSALLQRNQDWSSRLREHTETQAREQLSLVEKMCADAEDLSQSVKTHGVEKVHAIEVQLSGQHQELKEALQTLQKQTSLDGAVRDRHQAEILVQVEASQQMLDTFLQEELQRDVPTGQTPQRREFVYPRQVAKKWSHAELESLRRQQEELRAAAKEEELEDEEEDDKHSQDSQGEELSISNESMATEGSFADENLVFNENSRVPFFKQKTGRKKKAKALSRNKACDDDAMSTPLKSKLPLRCQN